In Thermanaerothrix sp., the genomic window GTATATTATGCCGGACCTTATGGACTCCATGGTAGACCTGCCTATGACGCTGCGCGGGGCCTCTAGGCTCACCTGGGGGAGCTTGGCGGTCCTTGAAAAAAGGGTCTCCATGCTCAGCGCCATCCCAGGGGCTATGGCTCCCCCAAGATATGTGCCCCGCCCATCCACCACATCAAGGGTTATGGCGGTGCCAAGGTCCACCAAAGCCAGCGGCTTGCCATAGAGGGCGACTCCGGCTACGGCGTTGACCAGCCGGTCCGCCCCCACCTCCTGAGGATTTCCGTACGCCACGCCGATGCCAAGATCAAGCTGTGGGCTTACGAAAAGGGGCTCCACCGAAAGGTACCTGCCCAAAGCGTCCTTCCACACCTCGTCAAGGCTGGGAACCACGCTGGAAACCACGGCCCCTTCCACCGCCCTGTGCCCGTTGACGCCCAAAAGGTTAAGTAGCATCAGCCCAAGCTCATCGGACGTCCGCCTCTCGGACATTATCCTCCAATGCCCCGAAAGATCCTCCCCATTGTAAGCACCTATGACCGTGTTCGTATTCCCTACGTCCACCACAAGAAGCAATATTACCAACCCCTTACGGTTAACTTCATGAAAACCAACCTGCGCCCGCAAAGACAGGACATCTCGAAGGCCAATTATCTACCATTTAAAACCCAAATCCAACGGAAAAAAAGCAAAGGCTCCAAAGCAGAACCCAGCCAAGAAACCCCGTAATCAGTTGAACACCCCGGAACCCGCAACCCCAAAGG contains:
- a CDS encoding type III pantothenate kinase; the protein is MVDVGNTNTVIGAYNGEDLSGHWRIMSERRTSDELGLMLLNLLGVNGHRAVEGAVVSSVVPSLDEVWKDALGRYLSVEPLFVSPQLDLGIGVAYGNPQEVGADRLVNAVAGVALYGKPLALVDLGTAITLDVVDGRGTYLGGAIAPGMALSMETLFSRTAKLPQVSLEAPRSVIGRSTMESIRSGIIYGYAGMIDALVERVFAELGERFPVVATGGHAKILAEHSKFDVIVDPWLTLKGLKMIYEKNRP